Below is a window of Apodemus sylvaticus chromosome 5, mApoSyl1.1, whole genome shotgun sequence DNA.
AGTACCAAGGAAAGGTCCAGGGCATGAAGAAAAGCAGCCAAGTCAAAATGGATGAGCTTGCTCAACTGACTCCTTACTCTTCCAGCAACAGACCCTACTATAGCTTATCTTGTTGGTTTTGTGGAAGCCCCACACAGGCAGCTTCTGCATGCTAGAGCTGTATTGATATGATAGATACACTGGGGTTGTTAGAGACCCAAAGTCATATTAGCCTTTGGGCTAAGTAGAGCATATTCTCTGCAGTCATACTAATTCATGGAGTTAGAAGGTGACCATGGGGGGTGGctgcacacacacctttaattctagtatttaggaggcagaggcaagtggatctctgagcttgaggccagcctggtgtacagagtgagttccaggatagccagggctatatagagaaaccttgtctcagacaaaaaacaaaaataaaaataaataaataagcaacgTGATCATAGGACACCACTAAAGTGAACAGGGGAATATGCCACTTTGCCAACATCCACTAGATCAACACAGTGACCTGGTCTGCCTATACCCAGCCTGTCACAAGAAAGGCTTACTTGAGTCTCGGCTGCTGAAAGGCCATCCCGATGTGGGCAGGAATGAGGGTACAGGAGAGCCAGCCTGGCTGTCCTCCTCTACCTGCTGAGTGATGTGTCGGACAGTCTCTTTGTTTTTCCGATTCTTCCTTCGGCCTGTGGGCTGCCAGCCATCCCCAGAACCCTGCTCTGATAAAGAATTCTGTATTGCAGTGTCCCTGGAAGAGGGAAGCTCATTCCCTCCATAATGTGATGGTGAAATCTGTTCTTCCTTGATGCGCAGAGACCCATAGCCTACATCTCCAGGCCACAAAGACTGTGAAGAAACGTCATCAGGGCCGTCAGCTTTGGGTTCCTGGTCCTCCTTCCCATAGCTGCTTCCTCCTTCATGACAACTGGCAATGGCAGAGTCTCCAGAAGAATTGGCAGGACTTGTTCTCCGAGCCAACCATGGGGAGATGCTCCTTCCAGCCATCACAGCTGAGATCAACGCCTCTGTGCTGTGGCTGGCTGGGGTGCCAATCTCAAATTCTGAGAGTTCATCTGAGGCATCTGACTTTATGCTGATGTCCAGTGCAGCCTTGATGAAATCATGACAGGCCTGCACAATGTCAGTCATCTGTAGGAAGCTGGCAGCAGACATCACTTCGATGACATTCCTACTGGTGAGAGCCAGGTGGGCAGAATACATAAAGTCGATAATGGCCTTGAAGCCCTGGGCTGTAACAATGTCCAAGTGAGTGACAGTGGCTTGGTCAGATGTCTTCTGTACCTGGCAGTAGAGTGTCTTAAAGTAGCGGCTGCTCCCAAGCAAGACGTTCTTGTGTGCCTTGAAGACCTTGCCCTCCACCACAACACACGCATCACAAAGGACTCCGTGCTGCCTCTGCTCATTGAGCTCTCGAAGCAGATGCCGGTAGTGAGAAGTGATTTCCATATCTTCCTTTCGGTTGTTCATCTGGGAGTCCTGCTGCTGTGTCTTCTATAGACTCTGTGGGGAGAAGAAGAGAACAGTTACCCACGCGTAAAACACATTTGCAGCcggggggtggtggcgcacgcctttaatcacagcacttgggaggcagaggcaggtggatttctgagttcgaggccagcctggtctacagagtgagttccaggacagctagggctatacagagaaaccctgtctcggaaaaaaacaaatccaaaaaacaaaacaaaacaaaacaaaaaacctaaaacaaaacaagcactctaggccctttttccccttttaaaGTAGAGTATCACTATATATTTCAAGGTCAAATGCTCAGATCCTccagcttcagcctcctgagagctaggatcacaggtatgtaccaccaggCCCAGCACCACCTCTTCTTGACTAACTGTGTTTCAACACTGTACCCTCCCCAGGCCACCACATGAAATAACCTGTCAACTGTCCCCAGGGGGGAAGTAGTAACTCTGTGTTCCGTCTCACAAGctgggagaagaaagcaggaaagtcttccttccttttcctcagaTTGCTAGGGTCCCCAACTCCTGTCCCTCACTTACAGTAAGGTTCCCAGATTTCTTCTCATCTGACCTGAGAGTGTATGTAAACTGTCCCACCCTCGCCTGTCTTCCTTCTGCTAATGGCAGTATAGGTGCATCTACAGAGTCCAAACATGCTAGCCTAAGCTCCCAGTGACATCACACAAAACTATCTCCTCATCCTCAAGAGTACTCTGCAGCAAGTCCCTGAGCAGGTTCTAAGGCTGTGGCTTTAAACAAGACCTTCCTTGTCCTACCTTATCTGTTTCTATTCTTGAAGGCTGGTGGTTAAAGTGTTCCTACTGTGCATTAACCCTACTACACTGGCATGAATGCCAAATTCCCCAACAGGTAACCAAGAAGAGAGTGAACTATGCTCAGGACTGGCCATAGGGAATGTGTGTTCACAGACTGAACAAGTCTTCATCCCAAGTTCACTGGAGCCCTGAGGGCAGGTGCCACTTCCAGATATCAACCCTCATATTTGGACTGAGGTGTAGCTTTGTTCTTCACATGGAGCTTTACCTCCCTCAGATTAACTGATGTTGAAGGAGGAATCAAAGCTTATTTCAAATGGAAGGAATCACCTAAACTAGTTAATATCAGCTGATGCCTACAGTCCACAGTAAATGACAGCCAAGTGATAAGGGATATCAGAAACTTCAAGTACCCTACATTCAAACCAGGAAGTGtgtgtttcattatttatttactttagacATGATCTCTCTATGaagccctagctggcctgaaactcatgattcatgaccaagctggcctcaaacccagagacctggttgcctctgcctcccaagtgctgggattaaaggtatatgctaccacacccagcccatacctttcatttttatatgagaattaattttatatgagaaataattattttccatacttattaaacatttttttaaatagggacatgcccatgtgagtgcaggtatctTTGGAGTCTTGGAtctgctggagttgcaggcagctgTTAGGTCACTTGATATGGGTTCCACTAgaaatcaaacttgggtcttgtaactcttaa
It encodes the following:
- the Zbtb46 gene encoding zinc finger and BTB domain-containing protein 46 isoform X2, coding for MNNRKEDMEITSHYRHLLRELNEQRQHGVLCDACVVVEGKVFKAHKNVLLGSSRYFKTLYCQVQKTSDQATVTHLDIVTAQGFKAIIDFMYSAHLALTSRNVIEVMSAASFLQMTDIVQACHDFIKAALDISIKSDASDELSEFEIGTPASHSTEALISAVMAGRSISPWLARRTSPANSSGDSAIASCHEGGSSYGKEDQEPKADGPDDVSSQSLWPGDVGYGSLRIKEEQISPSHYGGNELPSSRDTAIQNSLSEQGSGDGWQPTGRRKNRKNKETVRHITQQVEEDSQAGSPVPSFLPTSGWPFSSRDSMNEFTVIRKKFKCPYCSFSAMHQCILKRHMRSHTGERPYPCEICGKKFTRREHMKRHTLVHSKDKKYVCKVCSRVFMSAASVGIKHGSRRHGVCADCAGRGVGTPLDHGGGGEGSPEALFAGEGPYLEDPDDPRGEVEEELGEDEDEDVAKWKDDVGLAHEDALLGDDKDDEDSPQGPHSPSGEPDKDFAWIS
- the Zbtb46 gene encoding zinc finger and BTB domain-containing protein 46 isoform X1, encoding MNNRKEDMEITSHYRHLLRELNEQRQHGVLCDACVVVEGKVFKAHKNVLLGSSRYFKTLYCQVQKTSDQATVTHLDIVTAQGFKAIIDFMYSAHLALTSRNVIEVMSAASFLQMTDIVQACHDFIKAALDISIKSDASDELSEFEIGTPASHSTEALISAVMAGRSISPWLARRTSPANSSGDSAIASCHEGGSSYGKEDQEPKADGPDDVSSQSLWPGDVGYGSLRIKEEQISPSHYGGNELPSSRDTAIQNSLSEQGSGDGWQPTGRRKNRKNKETVRHITQQVEEDSQAGSPVPSFLPTSGWPFSSRDSNVDLTVTEASSLDSRGERADLYAHIDEGLLGGETSYLGPPLTPEKEEALHQATAVANLRAALMSKNSLLSLKADVLGDDGSLLFEYLPKGAHSLSLNEFTVIRKKFKCPYCSFSAMHQCILKRHMRSHTGERPYPCEICGKKFTRREHMKRHTLVHSKDKKYVCKVCSRVFMSAASVGIKHGSRRHGVCADCAGRGVGTPLDHGGGGEGSPEALFAGEGPYLEDPDDPRGEVEEELGEDEDEDVAKWKDDVGLAHEDALLGDDKDDEDSPQGPHSPSGEPDKDFAWIS